One window of the Zygotorulaspora mrakii chromosome 6, complete sequence genome contains the following:
- the SAP1 gene encoding putative AAA family ATPase SAP1 (similar to Saccharomyces cerevisiae SAP1 (YER047C); ancestral locus Anc_7.215): MESSGNYHLLSKFTRLRKRPQQPLTDLTELYGKIANETIFYLKLEDQKNYKGALQGWKALNTDVMYRLTVIEHEYPNVQSYTREELNIKSGLRELYNKSLDHLERVKALYQEDEVRTKSATSTTRTSSKHTVTAPDSRKSSFNRRPPMFRESATPLSSRKMATTLRDPKLKSLRAYNQPSTNDFRSSGSKVQSRNKVNFTPSKPLIKANQVRKDDQNQFEDFDDNIDLIVLAQESEGEEDGEEDGEDRQRDQYKVTSPLSDQFEFDVEDYYGSLMDESGSGDDDYALNDLEENTTNLSINSSPLDVKTNISAPELPVIKSSEVPTPTFANIIKNRPPIPSAAPPSLPHQTPSSAGIPLFSESKPSKNTSRAATIKSEVDKSFVLHNPTSVSSDNVISKKTKPVSKTIPGLRLKATKSTSALAPKQAIVPSLPTKAKVASSYEKRPQVATEAAKLVLGTKPEQVRRVLPKKNSLTSSTSTFKKTQSRSTVGSRPSTARPKKDLGSSAHIKSVQVGGNGKANSMNSLISNESSSHSKGQTREKSAPPPEVPLAEDKRQEPEFNGSQLKEVLENEIIESLQGVDKTAAKQIFAEIVVRGDEVHWDDIAGLESAKSSLKEAVVYPFLRPDLFRGLREPVRGMLLFGPPGTGKTMLARAVATESHSTFFSISASSLTSKYLGESEKLVRALFAVAKKLSPSIVFVDEIDSIMGSRDNEGENESSRRIKNEFLIQWSSLSSAAAGNTHSNADGDDDERVLVLAATNLPWSIDEAARRRFVRRQYIPLPEPETRSAQLKRLLSYQKHTMANEDFLELLNLTDGFSGSDLTSLAKDAAMGPLRELGDKLLLTPTELVRPITLDDFKSSLNYIKPSVSQEGLQKYEDWASKFGSSGV, from the coding sequence ATGGAAAGCTCTGGAAACTATCACCTCCTGTCGAAATTTACCAGGCTGCGGAAGAGACCTCAACAGCCACTGACGGATCTGACGGAGTTATATGGTAAAATTGCGAATGAAACAATATTTTACTTGAAACTGGAGGATCAAAAGAACTATAAAGGTGCATTGCAAGGATGGAAGGCTTTGAACACAGACGTAATGTACCGCTTAACGGTGATCGAGCACGAGTATCCTAACGTGCAATCATATACTAGGGAAGAACTTAATATAAAGTCAGGTCTACGAGAACTGTATAATAAGAGTCTTGACCATTTGGAGAGGGTCAAAGCATTATATCAGGAAGATGAGGTAAGAACCAAAAGTGCAACCTCGACTACAAGGACTTCATCAAAGCACACTGTAACGGCACCTGACAGTCGAAAATCATCATTCAACAGGAGGCCTCCTATGTTTCGTGAGAGTGCTACCCCTTTATCCTCGAGGAAAATGGCTACGACGCTACGGGATCCTAAACTTAAATCGCTCAGAGCCTATAATCAGCCATCAACGAACGACTTCCGCTCAAGCGGTTCCAAAGTTCAAAGTCGCAACAAGGTTAATTTCACTCCATCTAAACCACTAATAAAAGCTAACCAAGTTAGAAAAGATGATCAGAACCAATTTGAGGactttgatgataatattgACCTCATAGTTTTAGCTCAAGAGTCTGAAGGAGAGGAAGACGGAGAGGAAGACGGAGAGGACCGGCAAAGAGACCAATATAAAGTCACTAGCCCACTATCTGATCAGTTTGAATTCGATGTCGAGGACTATTATGGTAGCTTAATGGACGAATCTGGTAGTGGAGATGATGATTATGCTTTAAATGACCTTGAGGAGAATACaacaaatctttcaattaATTCTTCTCCTCTTGATGTTAAAACAAACATTTCAGCTCCTGAACTCCCTGTTATAAAGTCTTCAGAAGTACCGACGCCTACATTTGccaatataataaaaaacaGACCTCCAATTCCCAGCGCTGCCCCGCCATCTCTCCCGCATCAAACACCATCTTCTGCAGGTATTCCACTATTTTCAGAATCTAAGCCCTCGAAGAATACCAGTAGAGCAGCTACAATCAAAAGTGAAGTCGATAAATCCTTTGTTCTGCATAATCCTACTAGCGTTTCTTCTGATAACGttatttcgaaaaagaCAAAGCCAGTCTCCAAAACCATTCCAGGTTTACGCTTGAAAGCGACCAAATCAACTTCAGCATTAGCGCCCAAACAAGCAATTGTGCCATCTCTTCCAACTAAGGCTAAAGTAGCTAGTTCCTACGAGAAGAGACCTCAAGTAGCCACTGAGGCGGCCAAACTAGTGCTGGGAACGAAGCCCGAACAGGTAAGGAGAGttcttccaaaaaagaaCTCCCTAACTTCATCAACGTCgactttcaaaaaaactcaGTCTCGATCTACAGTTGGGAGTCGCCCTTCTACTGCCAGACCTAAAAAAGATTTGGGCTCCTCTGCACACATCAAAAGCGTACAGGTCGGTGGAAATGGGAAGGCAAACTCAATGAATTCACTGATTTCAAACGAATCGTCTTCTCATTCAAAAGGACAAACCAGAGAAAAATCAGCGCCACCTCCTGAAGTTCCATTGGCAGAAGATAAGAGGCAAGAACCTGAGTTCAACGGAAGTCAGCTAAAGGAGGTTCTCGAGAACGAAATTATCGAATCTCTACAAGGTGTCGATAAGACTGCCGCTAAGCAAATCTTCGCTGAAATTGTTGTGCGTGGTGATGAGGTGCATTGGGATGATATTGCGGGATTAGAAAGTGCCAAAAGCTCACTGAAAGAAGCAGTCGTATATCCTTTTCTGAGGCCAGATCTTTTCCGTGGTCTTAGGGAACCTGTGAGAGGAATGCTTTTGTTTGGACCACCTGGTACTGGTAAAACAATGTTAGCACGAGCTGTTGCTACAGAGTCTCAttcaactttcttttctataAGCGCGTCAAGTTTAACATCAAAATATCTCGGTGAAAGTGAGAAGTTAGTGCGCGCTCTGTTCGCTGTAGCGAAAAAACTATCACCATCAATTGTTTTCGTCGATGAAATCGATTCTATCATGGGCAGTCGAGACAATGAGGGAGAGAACGAGTCCAGTCGCAGAATTAAGAACGAGTTTCTCATCCAGTGGTCATCTTTGTCCAGTGCTGCGGCCGGGAATACTCATAGCAATGCTGATggtgatgacgatgaaagAGTGCTAGTATTGGCAGCCACAAATCTACCGTGGTCAATAGATGAGGCAGCCAGAAGAAGGTTTGTAAGAAGGCAGTATATACCACTCCCCGAGCCAGAGACCAGAAGCgcacaattgaaaagactTCTATCATATCAGAAGCACACAATGGCAAATGAGGACTTCCTAGAATTACTCAATTTGACAGATGGGTTTTCGGGCAGTGATTTGACTTCTTTAGCAAAAGACGCAGCAATGGGACCACTGAGAGAGTTAGGAGACAAGCTTCTCCTGACACCAACCGAGCTGGTGAGACCCATAACCCTGGACGACTTCAAGAGCAGTCTCAACTATATCAAGCCGTCTGTTTCACAAGAGGGACTACAGAAATACGAAGACTGGGCGTCTAAATTCGGATCCTCCGGAGTTTAA
- the TED1 gene encoding Ted1p (similar to Saccharomyces cerevisiae YIL039W; ancestral locus Anc_7.216) — translation MVSKSIFKKIAIFGTFLAIVTNIYTATYPSVHPSKCSWKCTQNDDDIAVDLLSSWEKVVYYSKRYLFDVKEQLLPGKPDEETTKNDDPADIHLMAFGDPQIKGIFSNTPYITRLDIFGNDFFLGHIASTMRRRLHPSHIAVMGDLFSSQWIGDSEFYNRTSRYMSRIFGRDISSLEQIKSEHHDKDGQYQVDWESWGKKLDKIRATEKPWDLGFHHENVYSWDPQNEDSLFINITGNHDIGYSGDVTYQHLSRFHELFGSDNYWIEYDTDTDHPWRIVVLDSLLLEGPGLQNEFIDVTWEFLYQLFERRFKGSTVLLTHVPLYKEEGICSDGPETRFYPEVYEPEPYKSKLLRSHNHLSEEVTKRVLNLIFDNNKPGIILTGHDHVGCETYYNKNSTSGDWKASKKIESPGELLSVQEITVKAMMGEFHGNTGLVTGHFNKKTGLWEWYFSLCPFTIQHVWWISKVSALLTGLLWSIYILL, via the coding sequence ATGGTTTCtaaatcaatttttaagAAGATTGCCATATTTGGGACTTTCCTAGCGATCGTCACCAACATATATACGGCTACGTACCCATCGGTTCACCCATCGAAATGTTCATGGAAATGTACgcaaaatgatgatgacatAGCGGTAGATCTACTTAGTAGTTGGGAGAAGGTTGTCTATTACAGCAAGAGATATTTGTTTGATGTCAAAGAGCAACTTTTGCCGGGAAAGCCTGATGAAGAGACTACAAAAAACGACGATCCAGCTGATATTCACCTAATGGCTTTCGGAGATCCACAGATAAAAGGAATATTTTCTAATACGCCATACATTACACGATTAGACATTTTCGGgaatgattttttcttagGTCATATCGCCTCAACAATGAGAAGACGTTTGCACCCCTCACATATAGCTGTAATGGGagatcttttttcttctcaatgGATAGGTGACTCAGAGTTTTACAACCGGACTTCCCGCTACATGAGTCGAATATTTGGCAGagatatttcatcattggAGCAAATCAAGTCAGAGCATCATGACAAAGATGGTCAATATCAAGTTGATTGGGAATCTTGGGGCAAAAAACTGGATAAAATTCGTGCAACAGAAAAGCCTTGGGATTTAGGTTTCCATCACGAAAATGTTTACTCCTGGGACCCACAAAATGAGGATTCATTATTTATCAATATTACAGGAAATCATGATATTGGGTATTCAGGCGATGTGACTTACCAACATTTGTCAAGATTTCATGAACTATTTGGTAGCGATAACTATTGGATAGAATATGATACAGATACTGATCATCCATGGCGAATTGTCGTACTGGATTCCTTACTACTGGAAGGTCCAGGGTTGCAAAATGAGTTTATCGATGTTACTTGGGAATTTTTATACCAGctatttgaaagaagatttAAAGGTAGTACAGTGTTATTAACTCATGTTCCCCTTtataaagaagaaggtatATGCTCTGATGGCCCTGAGACCCGGTTTTATCCGGAAGTCTACGAACCAGAACCTTACAAATCGAAATTACTGAGATCACATAACCATTTGAGCGAAGAAGTGACGAAAAGAGTTCTTAACttaatttttgataataacAAACCAGGAATTATTTTGACTGGTCATGATCATGTAGGCTGCGAAACTTATTACAACAAGAACTCTACGTCTGGGGATTGGAAagcttccaaaaaaatcgaGTCCCCCGGAGAGTTATTATCGGTCCAAGAAATCACAGTCAAGGCAATGATGGGCGAATTTCATGGAAATACTGGACTTGTAACAGGTCACTTTAATAAGAAAACTGGCCTTTGGGAATGGTATTTTAGCTTATGTCCCTTCACTATTCAGCATGTTTGGTGGATTTCTAAAGTAAGCGCATTGCTTACCGGATTGTTGTGGTCAAtttatattcttttgtaG
- the CAJ1 gene encoding Caj1p (similar to Saccharomyces cerevisiae CAJ1 (YER048C); ancestral locus Anc_7.217), with protein sequence MVKDTEYYDVLGIEPTATALEIKKAYRKKAMLTHPDKHPNDPDAASKFQAVGEAYQVLSDPSLRSRYDQFGKDDAVPQQGFEDASEYFSAIFGGDGFKDWIGEFTMLEGLNEVDAETEPVKTENGEQSSSTELAGAGSVASKNDEAKLDKKLSKAQKEKMYEMEKKRREEIKIQVNELAKKLNGRLQSYILASKDNRLDEFTSKLDQEIEEMKLESFGLELLHCLAKCYKTKANNFILSKKTHGISKLYTGVRDNARNAKSVYSLLSTGMDAYKAMEQMNETNLDEMEEYERAKFESMMAGKALGVMWAMSKYELESKLKEVCNQILNDNTVPTKERLLKAKGLLLMADKFSKAKRSPEEAEEARVFEELILGEQQKEKEKKKKRSRI encoded by the coding sequence ATGGTCAAAGATACCGAGTATTATGACGTCCTTGGAATTGAGCCAACGGCTACGGCTttggaaatcaaaaaagcCTACCGTAAGAAGGCGATGTTGACTCATCCTGACAAGCACCCAAATGATCCCGATGCAGCTAGTAAATTCCAAGCGGTTGGTGAAGCCTATCAGGTTCTGAGTGATCCCTCATTGAGATCAAGATATGATCAATTTGGTAAAGACGATGCAGTTCCACAACAAGGCTTCGAAGATGCCTCGGAGTATTTCAGCGCAATTTTCGGCGGTGACGGTTTCAAGGATTGGATTGGTGAGTTTACGATGCTTGAGGGTTtgaatgaagttgatgCAGAGACGGAACCAGTTAAAACGGAAAACGGCGAGCAATCTTCATCAACGGAGCTCGCTGGTGCAGGCTCCGTAGCGTCCAAGAATGATGAGGCTAAGTTGGATAAAAAACTCTCAAAAGcgcagaaagaaaagatgtATGAgatggagaagaaaagacgtgaagaaatcaagattcAAGTCAATGAGCTGGCTAAAAAGTTGAATGGACGTTTGCAATCATATATCTTGGCATCAAAGGATAATCGTTTGGATGAGTTCACTAGCAAATTGGACCAAGagattgaagaaatgaagcTGGAAAGCTTCGGACTTGAACTCTTGCATTGTTTGGCAAAGTGCTATAAAACAAAGGCAAATAATTTTATATTGTCCAAGAAGACACATGGTATTTCCAAACTTTACACTGGTGTTCGTGACAATGCGAGAAATGCAAAATCTGTTTATAGTCTTCTTTCTACAGGTATGGATGCTTATAAAGCAATGGAACAGATGAACGAAACAAATCTCGATGAAATGGAAGAATATGAACGAGCTAAATTTGAGTCTATGATGGCAGGCAAAGCCCTAGGTGTCATGTGGGCAATGTCCAAATATGAATTGGAGTCCAAACTAAAAGAAGTGTGTAATCAGATATTAAATGATAATACGGTTCcaacaaaagaaagacTCTTGAAAGCAAAGGGTTTACTGTTAATGGCGGATAAATTCTCAAAGGCTAAGAGGTCACCGGAAGAGGCCGAGGAAGCGAGAGTTTTTGAAGAGCTAATTTTAGGTGAACAGCAAAAggagaaggaaaagaagaaaaagagatcgAGAATATGA
- the APQ12 gene encoding Apq12p (similar to Saccharomyces cerevisiae APQ12 (YIL040W); ancestral locus Anc_7.218), which translates to MVEAQEHPEQKLEQYIAFFLTKLIRFIQIVIPLIAKFSKEHPNVFLTVSIVLIIYTSWRLICNLATILKRMLFVTLSLFIIFLFLRGFDQVVFKDMPLLYSLIKQNRDLEIVFSRWTSYLSKSSADHSTAVVSYLSSKLRELF; encoded by the coding sequence ATGGTTGAGGCCCAAGAACATCCAGAGCAAAAGTTAGAGCAGTACattgctttttttttgacaaaGCTCATCAGGTTCATTCAAATAGTCATTCCTCTAATTGCCAAATTCAGTAAAGAGCATCCTAATGTTTTTCTGACTGTATCAATCGTGTTGATTATCTATACGTCATGGCGTCTCATTTGTAACCTCGCAactattttgaagaggATGCTATTCGTGACGCTCAGCCTGTTTatcatatttttatttttgcGGGGGTTTGATCAAGTTGTGTTCAAGGACATGCCACTGCTTTACAGTTTGATAAAGCAAAACAGGGATCTCGAGATtgtattttccagatggACCTCTTATCTTTCCAAGTCATCTGCGGATCATTCGACTGCGGTAGTGAGCTATCTTTCATCCAAGCTGCGGGAGTTgttctga
- a CDS encoding nitroreductase family protein, whose protein sequence is MLFGLIQKSKKEDMATTSAAASFLKSIATRRTIYALKPELPSNVTLDDVEATVQEVIKHTPTSFNSQVNRAIILTGEAHKKVWDQVVNSIPDDSGKRRPTSARDEAYGSVIFFTDDLVTEKLQAGFPAWAAAFPQFADHSSGAAQIDTWTAFTEMGLGAHLQHYNGYIKAALPADVPTQWSIHAQLVFGVPAAPAGAKEFGKNEVKVYK, encoded by the coding sequence ATGCTCTTCGGTTTGATacaaaaatccaaaaaagaagatatgGCTACTACCAGTGCTGCAGCtagtttcttgaaatcaattGCGACCCGTCGTACTATCTACGCTTTGAAGCCAGAATTGCCATCCAATGTCACCCTAGATGATGTGGAGGCAACCGTGCAAGAGGTGATCAAGCACACACCAACCTCGTTCAACTCTCAAGTTAACAGGGCAATTATCCTGACAGGGGAAGCGCACAAGAAAGTGTGGGACCAGGTCGTCAACAGCATTCCGGACGACTCAGGCAAGAGGAGACCTACCTCTGCGCGTGACGAGGCCTATGGTTCTGTCATCTTTTTCACCGATGATCTAGTCACCGAAAAGTTGCAAGCGGGCTTCCCGGCATGGGCTGCAGCCTTTCCACAATTTGCGGACCACTCTTCCGGTGCTGCCCAGATCGATACCTGGACTGCTTTCACAGAAATGGGTCTTGGCGCCCATTTGCAGCATTACAACGGCTACATCAAGGCTGCCTTGCCAGCAGATGTTCCTACTCAATGGTCGATCCATGCCCAATTAGTATTTGGTGTACCAGCCGCTCCCGCAGGCGCCAAAGAATTCGGTAAGAACGAAGTGAAAGTCTACAAATAG
- the ISD11 gene encoding Isd11p (similar to Saccharomyces cerevisiae ISD11 (YER048W- A); ancestral locus Anc_7.219) has protein sequence MPAVSPSRRQVLRLYKQLIKNANQFNDYNFREYFLRRARNTFKENKSVQDAAKLQSLFAEGQRDLGILKRQSIISQMYTFDKLVVEPLHKHGFKPST, from the coding sequence ATGCCAGCTGTTTCACCAAGCAGGCGACAGGTGCTTCGTCTGTACAAGCAACTCATCAAGAATGCTAATCAGTTCAACGACTACAATTTCAGGGAATACTTTTTAAGAAGAGCTAGAAATACTTTCAAGGAGAACAAAAGCGTACAGGATGCGGCTAAACTGCAGTCGCTCTTTGCGGAGGGTCAGAGAGATCTGGGTATCCTGAAGAGACAATCCATCATATCGCAGATGTACACCTTCGACAAGCTAGTGGTCGAGCCACTTCATAAGCATGGTTTCAAGCCATCTACGTGA
- the TPA1 gene encoding oxidative DNA demethylase (similar to Saccharomyces cerevisiae TPA1 (YER049W); ancestral locus Anc_7.220) yields MKRQNSNSGKNTLKQPLLEEDKVKSLFNAKLWDDDYRRGLKEEIANSKPYNWGTIPELVSDDLLRAVRKEIETEIHFTKKETDIYKVNQSGDLANLAGLDWNDLSRLPNLYKLRQILYSEIYRDFIAYVTDSGKLSGQKADMSINTYTKGCHLLTHDDVIGSRRISFILYLPDPDRTWKSHYGGGLRLFDSIVSNVPCSDSCAKLVPQFNQIAFFKVKPGFSFHDVEEVKVDKHRLSIQGWYHIPQVGEDGHIPGEEEKWVQTNTSTLAQLESNVLQDYEFPKFERDILPYHQVKHFEKVLAQDKVEDMSNNFTVENGIKELTPISAISDEKILNEQELNYLRRYLSEQYLTEDGIAKLQSDFLENSSLQIDDFLNEKKSTLLQKLIKQNELENDCPYKAKDVQTPWKTAIPPHKWRYLYIDGKSLENFQTETDILENLNREELPNFELLKQTLDKSKNSTEIELMDLVEFFKSTIYKKYLALITALCPLSEQVLIRRFRPGKDFTLATKCQLNKILENVDGFVDAVLEGTLCITPFDGWESGEVGGYELYMADNDEEDDENVSKKSQLDKDVEDASVYRTDDSGDSVLLNSSASWNTFNLVLRDESVLEFVKYISWSAKSSRWDIKMQWDVKSTEQESEN; encoded by the coding sequence ATGAAGAGGCAAAATAGCAATTCTGGAAAAAACACTTTAAAGCAACCTTTGCTTGAGGAGGACAAGGTtaaatctcttttcaatgcaAAACTATGGGATGATGACTACAGGCGTGGCCTGAAAGAAGAGATAGCAAATTCAAAACCGTACAACTGGGGAACTATACCCGAATTAGTAAGTGACGATTTGTTACGTGCGGTTCGTAAAGAGATTGAAACGGAAATTCACTTTACAAAGAAGGAAACTGACATTTATAAAGTTAATCAAAGCGGTGATCTAGCAAATTTAGCTGGACTGGATTGGAATGATCTATCAAGATTGCCTAATTTATATAAGCTACGCCAAATTCTCTACTCTGAAATTTATAGAGATTTTATTGCTTATGTTACTGATTCTGGTAAATTGTCGGGACAAAAAGCTGACATGAGTATAAATACTTACACCAAAGGCTGTCATTTACTAACTCATGATGATGTGATTGGTTCAAGAAGAATCAGTTTTATTTTATATCTTCCCGATCCAGACAGAACTTGGAAATCTCATTATGGTGGTGGGTTGAGATTGTTTGATAGTATTGTTTCCAACGTCCCATGCTCAGATTCTTGCGCGAAATTAGTGCCACAATTTAATCAAATTGCATTCTTCAAGGTGAAGCCCGGTTTTTCGTTTCACGATGTCGAAGAAGTTAAAGTCGATAAACACAGATTATCCATTCAAGGGTGGTATCACATCCCACAAGTCGGAGAAGACGGTCATATTCCTGGGGAAGAGGAAAAGTGGGTTCAAACAAATACTTCGACTTTAGCTCAGTTGGAGTCAAATGTTTTACAGGATTAtgaatttccaaaatttgagaGAGACATCTTACCTTATCATCAAGTTAAGCATTTCGAAAAAGTTTTAGCACAAGATAAGGTAGAGGACATGTCTAATAATTTCACAGTTGAAAATGGTATTAAAGAACTTACGCCAATTAGCGCTATATCggatgaaaaaatattaaacGAACAGGAATTGAATTATTTAAGACGGTATCTCTCTGAACAATATTTGACCGAGGATGGTATAGCAAAGTTACAAAGTGATTTCTTGGAAAATTCTTCGTTACAAATCGATGATTTCTTgaacgaaaaaaaatcgaCCTTAttacaaaaattgatcaaacAAAACGAATTAGAGAATGATTGTCCATACAAGGCAAAAGATGTCCAAACACCATGGAAAACAGCTATTCCACCACATAAATGGAGATACTTATATATCGATGGTAAATCTCttgagaattttcaaacagAAACTGATATTCTAGAGAATTTAAACCGTGAGGAGCTGCCCAATTTTGAGTTGTTAAAGCAAACTCTGGACAAATCAAAGAACTCAactgaaattgaattgatGGATTTAGTTGAATTCTTTAAAAGTACAATTTATAAAAAGTATTTGGCATTAATCACAGCACTATGTCCTCTAAGTGAGCAAGTTTTGATTAGAAGATTTAGGCCCGGCAAAGATTTTACCTTAGCAACAAAATGTCAACTGAACAAAATCTTAGAAAATGTCGATGGATTTGTTGACGCTGTTCTAGAGGGAACTCTTTGCATAACACCATTCGACGGTTGGGAATCAGGTGAAGTTGGCGGCTATGAGTTATATATGGCTGACAATGACGAGGAGGACGACGAAAATGTTTCGAAAAAGAGTCAACTTGACAAGGATGTCGAGGATGCTTCCGTTTATCGTACAGACGATAGTGGTGATTCAGTTTTACTCAATTCATCAGCTAGTTGGAATACCTTCAACTTAGTTCTCAGAGATGAAAGCGTACTGGaatttgtaaaatatatcaGTTGGAGTGCAAAATCGAGTAGGTGGGATATTAAGATGCAGTGGGACGTAAAGTCTACTGAGCAAGAATCAGAAAACTAA
- the GVP36 gene encoding Gvp36p (similar to Saccharomyces cerevisiae GVP36 (YIL041W); ancestral locus Anc_7.221) gives MSTFNNFTDSLNKRFQELSTVVSQKTQEISGDIPSLAQSTQRFVQEKLGQVTDISQLPQEYLELERKVDTIKLIYEHFLHITSVYENESYDYPKYVTESINDFSKIVTSKVKELSHASSASEAQNILITPGPLKDPRTLNYALSKVSLISSEYLNQIGDHTDAQLGSVLLKYSDVQAKIAQARLQQDTLIQTKFNKCLRESLENDLKRVQKVRKDVEYKRIQYDVARTNLSQAKPEKEASLRVQMETLEDQFAQATEDATVVMQEVISQSNFSKEIQDLASAQLAYHSASSKVLEDFVSGLEHQSETSNKPVDAVEENDKEEEK, from the coding sequence ATGTCTAcattcaacaatttcactgattctttgaacaaaagatttcaagaactCTCCACCGTTGTGTCCCAAAAGACACAGGAGATCTCGGGTGACATTCCATCTTTGGCACAATCCACTCAACGTTTCGTCCAAGAGAAACTCGGACAAGTAACTGACATTTCTCAACTGCCACAAGAATATTTGGAGCTAGAACGTAAGGTCGATACTATCAAATTGATCTATGAGCATTTCTTGCACATCACCAGCGTTTATGAAAACGAGTCATACGATTATCCAAAATACGTTACTGAATCTATAAATGATTTTTCCAAGATTGTTACCTCTAAGGTCAAAGAGCTATCGCATGCTTCATCCGCTAGTGAAGCTCAGAATATTCTAATCACTCCAGGACCTTTGAAAGATCCAAGGACCTTGAACTACGCTCTGAGCAAAGTTTCTCTTATTTCGAGCGAGTACTTGAATCAAATTGGTGATCACACCGATGCTCAATTGGGATCCGTTCTTCTAAAGTACAGTGACGTCCAAGCTAAAATTGCTCAGGCAAGGTTGCAACAGGACACTTTAATTCAGACCAAGTTCAACAAGTGCTTAAGGGAAAGTTTAGAAAACGATTTGAAGAGAGTGCAAAAGGTACGTAAAGATGTTGAGTACAAGAGAATACAATATGATGTTGCAAGAACCAATTTGTCCCAGGCAAAGccagaaaaagaagcttcCTTAAGGGTGCAAATGGAGACTTTGGAGGATCAATTTGCACAGGCTACTGAAGATGCAACGGTTGTTATGCAGGAAGTTATTTCGCAATCtaatttttccaaagaaattcaagattTAGCAAGCGCCCAATTAGCCTACCACAGCGcctcttcaaaagtattGGAAGATTTTGTTTCAGGCCTTGAGCATCAATCGGAAACTTCTAACAAGCCTGTCGATGCCGTTGAGGAAAACGAtaaggaagaagagaaatGA